The DNA window CCACAGCTAGGTCCTGACACCCCGGGGACCCCTGAAGCACGGGCAGCCTCTCCAGGCCTGCTCCAGTTGGGCGGCTAGCCGAGGCACAGCGTGCCTTACCAGCCTGCAGTTCCACTTCCTGTCTTCAgcagccgcccccgcccccggcagtGTGGGCAGCACCCTgcgcctgcctctcccccacatcAACTGCTCAGGCAGCTCACCCTGGCAGCCCGCTGCCTGCTCTTGCTCCTCACACAAGGCTGAAGCCCAGGGAACAGCACAGCGGGTCTCTGGACGGCCTAAGCTACAGGAGTAGTGGCTGCAGGGACCGCCACACTCACCTGCCGTGTCCGTGTGGCTCAGCAGAGCCATGTGATGTGGCAGGCCTCCTCCAGGCTGTGTGGGCCGCCTCCTTGAGCAGTCTACCAGGAGAACCTATGCGCGGCCTATTGCTCACAAGCTGGGATGTTCCCTCCGAGGCTCTTCGTAACCCTTGGCCACCCTCCAATGACCAtgggcagagtggcaggcccGAGGAGGTCTTCTCTGGTTCAAGGGAGCCAGGAAACGGCAGGCAGCTCTGAGGATACTGAGTTAGTGCATGGACTCTAGGAGTTACCAACTCACCAGCCAAGCAAGTGGTTATCAAGCTACTGGCCAGGTCCTCTGCCAGAACTAGAGCAGGAGCCTCAAAGAGGCCCCATTCTCCTTGCTCCACGGAAGCCAGGGCCTGGCAGGACAAACTTTATTCCAGCTAGAGGCTGCCAATCTGATCGAGCACTGAGGTAACAATGGGGAATGAAAGGCAGCCTGAGTACTATGCTCAGTAGTCTGAAAGGCTACTTCGATGCTGGCGCAAGTTGGCACTTCCCACTCATTTCTGGCCCTGTGGCTGCTTATTAGAGCCTGTGGTTGAGACCCAGGCTGCTACGCGCTGAGGTCTGGGTCTAGGGGTCCTTCCCACCAGCCTCCAGACCTTGGTCACCAGGGAGGGGACAGTCCCAGGGAGCCCAACAATCCATCCACACGGCATTATCATGAGTCCCAGGTGAGTCAGGAAGACTAACAGGAGACAATCCACCCCTCCCTCCAACTCTAAGAACCAGGCAAACAATGCTATAGAAACTCAACAGAGGCCACAGCCATAAAATTCTGTTTAAGACTGATAacatggaaaaaatgtttatatgttaAGTACAAAAGGGACATAAAATTGTATATACAGTAGAGTAACAACTATGTAAACACACCAAAAATCTATGCACAGAAATGTCTAGAGGAACATGTAACACCAAAAGATTAACAGTTGTAGCATTTGGGTGGCAAActgattcattttaaaattccccAAATTTCTTCAATATGCATTAAGTATGATTGCAACAGggaagtttttttccccttaaaaaaaaataataaaaataaaaaaaagaaaaacaaacaaacaaacaaaaaaacacaacacccACTGGCTGGTGGTTGAGCAGTGCAGTGTCCCATACAAATTGGTGGCTTTGGCCTGGACTCTCGAGAGTATGGGTGCGGTCCCTCCTACCTCAGAGAGCTAGGGTACTCCTAGCTGACCGCAcccctgcagccccagcccctctgACCCCTTTATTTCTGCCCTATTCCCACCACATCGTCTCCAGTCACTTCTAGCCTTAACTTCCCTTGCACACTCGGGAGCCAGCTCTGTAGCCACAGGTCCCTAGAAAGAGGCAGTGCCATGCATATCCCAAAGGATGTGGTACCTCAGCTCTGGACACCAGAAGCTCAATAGAAGTCTTCTTCCTTGCTGACGGGCAAGTGGCTGCTGTGGTTACAAGTATGTGAATTACGCAGCCCTTCTTGTGAACCCCCAGTCTCTAGCACTCTCTGAACAGTTACTCTTGCCATGAATTTTCTATCCTGGAGAGCCAGGAGTGGGCAGCAGTAATAGCTCAGATCATCTGGTTTTTAAAAGTCCCTCTACTCTGAGAAGGCAGAGCTACATAGAGTGGGTGGCACTGCAGAGAAGCTGCAGATTCCAGTCTACGTTTTGGAAGATGTATGCCCCTTGCCCTTTAAGTTTTGAGGAACCAGTGAAAAGTAACCGCTAACAAAACGAAACTATAATTGCTAGCAATTCACAGCCTATTCCTGCTGCTGAACAAAAGCAGCTAATGGCTTGCTTCCCCTTAGCAGCTATGTACTCTTGGGTAAGTCATAACTTCGTTGAGCCTGTTTCTCTATCTGCAGGGAACATGTGACCTGCTTACATGTTTGGGAACTTAGTGAAATAACATGCCACTGGTCCTGCTCTAAGGCGGCCGTGGCAGGGGAAGGAAAGGCCATGAGCCAGCCTTAGCTCATCTCAACCCTGATCAAGACCTCTCCCCCTTCtaagagaaggcaaggaaaagaagCAAGCAGACATACCAGGTAAACAGGAATGGCCTGTAATTGGAAAAGCAGCTTCCAACAAACTGAAAATGCTCTGGTTCCAGCATCTTGTCCCCAGACatcagaagccagacacaaaaggcatGCAAGAGTGACTGTCACACACGTGCAGGCGCAGACAGAGCATCACCGAGCAAAAAGGGGGCAAATACTGCAGAAAGGGCCCCAAAGTGCGGCTTGAGGAACACAAGGGAAGTTATCCCAAGACCCTCGTTTAGCTGCCATGGGAACAGCAAACACTTGAAGCTTTGCTTCGTTCTGTCTCCCAAAGGAAAAAGGTAATAGAGAAGACTCACTAACACTTGTGGCAAACACTATTAGCAAGGATGCAGTCTTTCTCCCGGGCTGCCGGACTCCACCTCCTTCTGCTGAACTCTGAGAAGTGAcatattctatatacatatatatatatgcatacatacatatacatatatacgtatgcACCCACGGATATATTTAAATGAAGGTGTACACACTGTGCTAAAATACAAACAACAGAAACCCCATGTCATTATATAAAAAGGctaaatataacatataacacaGGCCTAGAGCCAGCTCTTGCTTAGGAGCTGGGAAAGGGGTGGAATCATCTGGAGACTCTGTACACAATTTGTGGTGGGCAGGGAAGGCATCAGTGTAAACAACTCAGACTCACTCCACAATACTGGCCCACAGGAAAGCGTGATGTATCTCATGTACAAAAATAGACTCCCACCTTGCTTTTGTACAAAACCAAGCTCGGCAGGCACCCAGAAAGACCGCAGGTTTGTCTTGATGATGGGGATCACACAAGGCTACTGCTAAACCTCCCAGCCATAGGAACTACCTGCAACCCCTACTCCCTTTCAGGCTCGTGGGCCATTTCCCACCCAATACTCAGAGCTTTGAGGCATGCCCAGATCACCCACCCTCAGATGACTAACTCACAAGGCTTCCTGGCAAGCAAGGTCCTTCTTTCTGAATCTGTCCCTTTCTTACCCCAAGATATATGAAGACTtatttctgtaaatgtttggCACCTAAGTAACATGATGGTTGTGGAATAATGCCACAATGACACAGGGAGACCCAGTAACAAGACATGCAGGGTGAGGGCAAGGGGTGCTGAGCTGCCCTTAGCATCTCAAAACCAGAACTGTGGCTTCCCATGCATTTATGGGGGTGGGAAAAGGGATGTGCAGAATTAACAACTTCACCGGCTCTTCAGCAGCAAATACATTCAAAATTGAAGGCGTCTTGAGGGCCCCAGTATACCCTAATCATGAATCTGGTCACTCCTTTGGAGGAGCTCAGTGCAGTGACAGCTGGAAAATCTAAGTCCTGATAGAACCTGCCACACCAAGAGTCTTTTTGAAGAAGCTCGGCAAAGTACTTTCTTTTGAGCAGATGTACAGCACATCCATGGGAAGGCCATGTGGAAGAATGCTCTCCAGCCCAGTCAAATGATCCAATCCATTATCTCAGTCCCCTCTGAGTTCTTTCCTGTTGGCCACCCTCACTGTACACAAACAGCCAAGCAGCACCTAGGTCAGTCATCAATGGTGGGCAACCAGAAGGcctgcaaggagaaatagaagtCAACTTTTAAAAGCCaagcctctctcctctctgctgaaGGTTCTTACCCCTCTCCACAGCATCACACTGCCCAAACCCAATGGGGGAGGGATTGTGGCTGGTGGCCTTCCCCCATGACCAATCCATTCTGGCAACCTATGGAGAAACACCCCCTCCATGCGAAAGTAAGCTGATTCTGTCTCCAACACTGTCTACCTCCCACTCCAGTGCCCAAGTGgtaaggaaaaacaagaaagctGTCTGGGACGGAGAGGTCTGGGTAACCTGGACTCATTGCTAATCTGCCAGGTGACCTCCAACAGGCCCTCTCCTTCCTGAGCTGTAAAAAAGTGAGAGGGATTGAACTGGATAGCTTTAAGCATTTCCTTCTAACACTGTTTCCTCagttggagaaagagaaaacaaataaaaagagctAAGGGGGGGGAACTGTATTCTGGGAAGGCTAGAAGCAAAATCCCTCATCCTCAAATACCAGATAGATTTAAGTGATCCAAAACAAACTTGAGACTGAGACACACTTCACTTTGTTCTGCCCACCTTGCCTATGAAGAGACAGAGGCATACAGGAAATTCTAAATAGTGAGTTATGATCAACTGTATGAATTACTGAGAATTCAGCATAAACCAAAGCAAAGGCACACTAAGAGGCTGCAGCCACAAAAGGCTgattcaaagtattttaaaagaccaaataaCGGACGCCCgaatggcttagttggttagttacgcatctgcctttggctcaggtcatgatcctgaggtcctgagattgagccccacatcaggccccctgctcagcagggagtctgcttctccctctccttctgcccctcccctcactcgtgtagatgctctttctctcaaataagtaaaatcttaaaagaaaataaaaggcaaaaaaactACCAGGCATAGACCCGAGTAGTCTGGGTATAAATCCAGGGGCCATAGTAAAAACTGGCCTGATGGGGCGCCCAgatggctcagtagattaagcctctgccttcagctcaggtcatgatatcagggtgggatctgggctctctgctcagtggggagcctgcttcaccccccaccccgcctgcctctctgcctacttgtgatctgtcaaataaataaaatcttaaaacaacaacaacaacaaaaagcctaCGATCTCCCAGCAATACAGAGGTGATCTCAGATCAGGAAAGAAGGgtaaaagtaaaagtgaaagaTCAGTCCCTAAGCATCCGACTCGAtttcgctcaggtcgtgatctcagggtcctgggatcaagccctgagtgggctccctgctcagcaggagtctgcttctccctctccctctgctacccacccctgaaataaatcaatcaattcgggggggggggagtgaaagACTAGTCGAAGCGGAGATCAGATTTTAGGTGGATCAGAGAAGCCACCAATTGAGGAATAAGAACCTGGAACCTTGTCACATACCTATTCAGAACACAGCTTGCTATGCTCACTAAACCATCCACCACCCTAACTAGAAAGGGCCCCTAAGTGGAAGACATCTCCCATGTTCACATACCATGTTGGAACATGCACTGGCaaaggtcatgaacttggggttgAACTGCAAACAGGTAATGGGGCCTGTGTGTTTGCCATCCAACACAGCTACTTTTATACCACTCTCTCCATTCCAGACATGGATCTTGCCATCCTCTGAACCTAAAGGGAATGTAAGGGAAAATACAACAGTCAAGGTGCAATGCAAAGGCAAGTGGGAAAGACACAGACTGACATCTGGAGAAAAGCCAAGCTTCAGGACCTGGCCCCTCATCAGAAATTGAGGGAAGAGAGGCAGTGAAGAAAGGACACTCTGGAAACTGATCTTAACTCTAATTATTTGTTCCTAAGCAAGTCGCTTCCCCTCTAACTTCAATTTTCTCATGTAAAAAGGGGGCTACCAGCATTGAGCCACTGACAACGGAAAGTAGGGTTAAATCAGGAAGTTAGTACTACTAGTAAGATTGTGCCTATAGAGCTTAACTCATGCTGATCCAGGAAAGACCAACATTAATGCCAGTTCCTGGTAAGGAActgcaaaatgaggataaagACATCACACCTTTGGCGTAACACGCTATACAGAAATCTAAGAACGTCTATCAAAAAAGTAAGAGTGTATCCTAATTAGTTAGaactaataaaaatatgcaaataaatgcaCAGTACCAGAGAAATACCCCAAGGggggaataaagaaaatcttaccGATCATAATAAACTGGGAGTCTGGAGTAAACGAGGCCTCCAGAGTGACAGCTTTGCTGTTGGCATAACCCTAAAAATAAGAACAGCTCTCTTATCACAGCCCTGTTAACATAAAATAATTGCCTGCAAACACGGAGCTAGCTCATAATCACCTTCCTTTCCATGAAACCCTCTCTTCTTTGTGCATAGTGTCACCAATGCTCCACACAAGGCTGCCATCCTTTACAATTCACCCCCATCTCCAACTCCACATTCAATGAGGCAAGAAAATTATTACGGCTAAGAATTaatctggggacacctgggtggcttagttggttaaggtctgcctccagctcgggtcatgatctcagggtctaagtcccgcactgggctccttgctcagcaggaagtctgcctctccctctccccctgcttgtgctctctctcacgtgcactctgtcaagtaaataaataaaatctttaccaaaaaaaaaattattttgtatctgAACGCCAAACTTGGGTCACTATGTGAGAAGTGAGTGTCTCAGAATCCAAGAGAAGTTAAGGTCATGTTCAGAATGAAAATGCAAGCCTGTGCCTCCATCAGTGAGTCCAAGATAACTGCTGGTCTCCATCAACCAGCTGGCATAACTCTCAGCCCAGGAGGTAGAAGCACAGAAACAGCCATGCTCCAAGGCTGTCAGCTCACCCCAAAGGTGTGCATCACCACTCCCTTGAATGCATCGATGAGACGGATGAAGCTGCCATTGGTGGAGATGAGGATGAGTTTACCATCATTGCTGAACTTGAGTCCTGTCCACTCACAAGTCCGATCGTACTGCATCTTAAAAGTCGCAAATGGCCCCTGAAACGATAAAGACAGCAACCCCAGCCCAAGGCCcatcagtgctcctcctgccagAGCCAACTCTCATTCCGTCCCTTTAGATTCCTTTTTGACTAAGAAAAGGAGAACTATTGCTCTGACATTCTCTAATGTCTACCACATACCTCATCCACCATAGAAAGGGCTGTCCTCTTACCCTTCAACACTTCCGTAATACCAAGATAGctcaaagacttaaaaattttacCTTATCAAAAGAGCGAAGGTCATAAAGTTTGACCATTTCAGAATTGACACCTGCAGCAAAAATTAACCCTTCTGGATCAAAGGAACAAACAGGTTTGCCTTGTAGATGCATGAGACcctaagaaaaaataagaaaaaaagttaatgaacCCAGGATCCTACCACTATATAATTTACTTCTTCCAATGAAAACTTAAGAAAGGAACACAATAGGCACCTGCCTACTTAGGGAACAGAAAAAGCCCAAAACTAACTAAAATGAGGCTTTTTACAAAAAGGTCTCCATACAACTGGCTTTATCAACCCTAACTGTACAATTCTATAGAcactgaattcaaataaaaacaaatccctTGAGAATAAAGCTATAGCTCGCGGGTTTCAAGAAAATAGTCTTGAAAGCAAAAAGCCACCGAGCATAATGCAGTATGTGCTGGATTAGGGTATTAGCTTAGTTATGAGCTACCCACCAGGAAGACAGATTTTCTCCAAAGTTTAGAAAGACTCTGGGATCTCAGAATGGAACCAATACTTTCTCCCTTGGGAGGAAGAGCTGACGACATTGCCTACCATAGAGAACACTCAAAGTGTAACTGTGAGTACCATTACCTGGCAGTTAGGAGACCGGAGATCCCAGAGTCGAATGGTCTTATCAAGAGACCCAGAAATGAAAGTGTCATCCACAGGTGACATGGACAAGGCCACCACCCTGCAATGCATCAAGACAAATAAGAGTTGAAGCAAAACATCTGCAAAAATTGGATGTGAGCTCTAAACCACAGGTACTTGTCTACCTACATACACCTGTTCTCCCAAAACTGCCATTTTAAGAAACATATGTACACAAGCAATCTGGAATAACCAAAGGCAACTAATATAATGAAAAGCCCTATGAATGAAACTaacagcaaagaaaagagaaacttaaaaCTACAGCATAAAAATGTTAAGAGTCCAATGTAAATCGAACCACAAGGAGATACTACTTTACAAGAGAAATAGTAAGTGCTgctgaggatatggagaaatcagaaccctcatgcactgctgactagaatgtaaaatggtgcagctgctttttAGGTTTTACAAttcatcaaaaagttaaagatagataAGTACTATATGGCCTCGAAattgcacttctaggtatatacccaagaaataggaaaatgtatGTCTGTACAAAAATGTACACGTATGTctacagcagcattatttgcattggtcaaaaagtggaaacaatccaaatgcccatcaactaatgaatggagaagcaaaatgtggtatatccatacaatgaaatattatttgctaataataaaaagaaatgaagcactgATTCATGCTACAACATGTATGCATCTTGGAAACATGGTTAAGTGAAAGAACTGGACATAAAATATGGCCACACACTGTCTCACTTCATTTAcccaaaatgtccagaataagcaaagctacagaaagtagattagtggtcgCTGGGGACTTGTAGGAGGGGGAATAGGGAGTGACTGCTAAGGGGTTTCTATttgggagtgatgaaaatgttctggattCGTGGTGACGGTTGcccaactctgtgaatatactgaaaacctAAACTGTGTGGATTTATGGTACTAAACTATATatcaatcaacaaaacaaaacaaacaaaaaaccctcacgATTCCTTAACTAGAGTTTTGCAGACTACACCAACAGTCTCAAACCTGAGTACCATCAGCATCACCGGAGGGTGGACTGAAATGCAGATTACTGGGATCTGCTCCCAGACCCTCTAATCCAGCAGGTCTGTGGTAAGGATGGAGAACTTGCACTTCAAATAAGCTCCTAGGTGACGGTGAGACTGTTGGTTTGGGCACCACACTTACTAAGCCACAGGCCTATGCTAATGGCAATTGTATTTCTGATACCGGTCCCCCTTATGGGTACAGCATTAAGAATGGTTCACAAAAAGACACTTCTTCCAAAGGCTCACCCCTagctctcctgtcccctct is part of the Mustela nigripes isolate SB6536 chromosome 2, MUSNIG.SB6536, whole genome shotgun sequence genome and encodes:
- the WDR82 gene encoding WD repeat-containing protein 82; this translates as MKLTDSVLRSFRVAKVFRENSDKINCFDFSPNGETVISSSDDDSIVLYDCQEGKPKRTLYSKKYGVDLIRYTHAANTVVYSSNKIDDTIRYLSLHDNKYIRYFPGHSKRVVALSMSPVDDTFISGSLDKTIRLWDLRSPNCQGLMHLQGKPVCSFDPEGLIFAAGVNSEMVKLYDLRSFDKGPFATFKMQYDRTCEWTGLKFSNDGKLILISTNGSFIRLIDAFKGVVMHTFGGYANSKAVTLEASFTPDSQFIMIGSEDGKIHVWNGESGIKVAVLDGKHTGPITCLQFNPKFMTFASACSNMAFWLPTIDD